In the genome of Aureimonas sp. OT7, one region contains:
- the hfq gene encoding RNA chaperone Hfq, with protein MAERSQNLQDVFLNAVRKQKISLTIFLVNGVKLTGIVTSFDNFCVLLRRDGHSQLVYKHAISTIMPSQPVQMYDGEE; from the coding sequence ATGGCCGAGCGCTCGCAGAATCTCCAGGATGTATTCCTAAACGCAGTTCGAAAGCAGAAAATTTCGTTGACGATCTTTCTGGTCAACGGCGTGAAGCTGACGGGGATCGTCACTTCCTTCGACAATTTCTGTGTCCTTCTTCGCCGCGACGGGCATTCGCAACTGGTCTACAAGCACGCAATCTCAACCATCATGCCGTCTCAGCCTGTGCAGATGTACGATGGTGAGGAATAA
- the trkA gene encoding Trk system potassium transporter TrkA, whose product MRVVICGAGQVGYGIAERLAAERHDVSVIDMSPELVQAIRETIDARGIVGHGAYPEVLEEAGAAQADLLIAVTLYDEVNMVACQVAHSIFEVPTKIARIRSQSYLRSDLQDLFSTDHMPIDVIISPEREVGEMVLRRIALPGAMDVIPFLDGAVVTVAIDCREDCPVINKPLGQLTELFPDLGATVVGVVRNDELIVPSTSDELLAGDLAYVVADEKQIRRTLLLFGHEEPEAGRIIIAGGGNIGLYVAQEMERRRLAAQLSLVEANAERARFVAEKLARTVVLNGSSLKRSVLMEADVDRADLTVALTNDDQANILTSVLAKRLGCRSNMTLINDPAFQTFTRPLGIDAYVDPRSVTISRILQHVRRGRIRAVHSILDGRAEIIEAEALETSPLVGTPLRELNLPEDLRIGAIWRGKAFIRPDGQVRIKPGDRVVLFAAGHAVKKVEQFFRVSLEYF is encoded by the coding sequence ATGCGGGTCGTCATCTGCGGTGCGGGACAGGTTGGGTACGGCATCGCCGAGCGCCTTGCCGCAGAGCGGCACGACGTATCCGTCATCGATATGTCCCCGGAACTGGTGCAGGCCATCCGCGAAACCATCGATGCGCGCGGCATCGTCGGCCATGGCGCCTACCCGGAAGTGCTGGAAGAAGCGGGCGCGGCGCAGGCCGACCTCTTGATCGCCGTTACCTTGTACGACGAAGTCAACATGGTGGCCTGCCAGGTCGCGCATTCCATCTTCGAGGTGCCGACGAAGATCGCGCGCATCCGCTCGCAGTCCTATTTGCGCTCGGACCTGCAGGACCTGTTCTCGACCGACCATATGCCGATCGACGTCATCATCTCGCCCGAGCGGGAGGTGGGAGAGATGGTGCTGCGGCGCATCGCCCTTCCGGGCGCAATGGACGTCATCCCCTTTCTGGACGGGGCGGTCGTCACGGTCGCCATAGACTGCCGGGAAGATTGCCCCGTCATCAACAAGCCTCTGGGCCAGTTGACGGAGCTGTTCCCCGATCTTGGCGCTACGGTCGTGGGTGTCGTCCGCAACGACGAACTGATCGTCCCGTCCACCAGCGACGAGCTCCTGGCGGGCGACCTTGCCTATGTCGTCGCCGACGAAAAGCAGATCAGGCGTACGCTGCTGCTGTTCGGCCACGAGGAGCCTGAAGCGGGGCGCATCATCATCGCCGGGGGCGGAAATATCGGCCTTTATGTCGCGCAGGAGATGGAGCGGCGGCGCTTGGCCGCACAACTGAGCCTTGTCGAGGCCAATGCGGAGCGCGCCCGCTTCGTGGCCGAGAAGCTCGCCCGCACCGTGGTCCTGAACGGCAGTTCTTTGAAGCGCTCGGTGTTGATGGAAGCCGATGTGGACCGTGCCGACCTGACGGTGGCGCTGACCAACGACGACCAGGCCAACATCCTGACCAGCGTGCTGGCCAAGCGCCTCGGCTGCCGTTCCAACATGACGCTGATCAACGATCCGGCTTTCCAGACCTTCACCCGGCCATTGGGCATCGATGCCTATGTGGACCCGCGCTCGGTCACGATATCGCGCATCCTCCAGCATGTCCGGCGCGGGCGTATACGGGCGGTGCATTCCATTCTGGACGGGCGCGCCGAGATCATCGAGGCGGAGGCGCTGGAAACATCGCCGCTCGTCGGCACGCCCCTGCGCGAATTGAACCTGCCCGAAGACCTGCGGATCGGCGCCATCTGGCGTGGCAAGGCGTTCATCCGGCCGGACGGGCAGGTCCGCATCAAGCCGGGGGACCGCGTGGTCCTGTTTGCGGCCGGCCATGCGGTGAAGAAGGTGGAGCAGTTCTTCCGCGTCAGCCTGGAGTATTTTTGA
- a CDS encoding sigma-54 dependent transcriptional regulator yields the protein MASDILIVDDEADIRDLVAGILEDEGHETRIAGNSDAALASIADRVPRLIFLDIWLQGSRLDGLDLLEAIKAQHPEIPVVMISGHGNIETAVSAIKRGAYDYIEKPFKADRLVLIAERALETSKLKREVLELRRRTYDSPELIGKSHVMNQLRTTIERVAPTNSRVMILGPSGSGKEMVARAIHAASARSGGPFVALNAATITPERMEVELFGTDTPPGVERKVGAFEEAHGGVLYLDEVGDMPRETQNKILRVLTEQTFERVGGAKKVKVDVRIISSTAQNLESLMSEGAFREDLYHRLAVVPISVPPLAERRADIPLLIDAFMRQISDQTGIRPKELSPEALAVLQSSDWPGNIRQLRNNIERLMILSRQDDNEVISADMLPHEVSEMLPRTPSQSDGRILALPLRDAREVFEKEYLVAQINRFGGNISRTAEFVGMERSALHRKLKSLGI from the coding sequence ATGGCATCGGACATCCTGATCGTCGATGACGAAGCCGATATCCGCGACCTGGTCGCGGGGATCCTCGAAGACGAAGGTCACGAGACGCGCATCGCGGGCAATTCCGACGCGGCGCTGGCCTCGATTGCCGATCGCGTGCCGCGATTGATATTCCTGGACATATGGTTGCAGGGAAGCCGGCTCGACGGGCTGGACCTCCTCGAGGCCATCAAGGCGCAGCATCCGGAAATTCCGGTGGTGATGATTTCCGGGCACGGCAATATCGAGACGGCGGTTTCCGCCATCAAGCGCGGTGCCTACGACTATATCGAGAAGCCTTTCAAGGCCGATCGCCTCGTGCTGATCGCCGAACGGGCCCTCGAGACGTCGAAGCTGAAGCGCGAGGTGCTCGAGTTGCGCCGCCGCACCTACGACTCGCCGGAGCTTATCGGCAAATCCCATGTAATGAACCAGTTGCGCACCACCATCGAGCGTGTGGCGCCCACCAACAGCCGCGTCATGATCCTCGGCCCGTCCGGCTCCGGCAAGGAGATGGTTGCGCGTGCCATCCATGCCGCCTCCGCCCGCTCGGGCGGGCCCTTCGTGGCGCTGAACGCCGCCACCATTACGCCGGAGCGGATGGAGGTGGAACTGTTCGGCACGGACACGCCCCCGGGGGTGGAGCGCAAGGTGGGTGCCTTCGAGGAGGCGCATGGCGGCGTCCTGTATCTCGACGAGGTCGGCGACATGCCGCGCGAGACGCAGAACAAGATCCTGCGCGTCCTGACCGAGCAGACGTTCGAGCGCGTCGGCGGCGCCAAGAAGGTCAAGGTGGACGTGCGCATCATCTCGTCCACGGCGCAGAACCTGGAAAGCCTGATGTCGGAAGGGGCGTTCCGCGAGGATCTCTATCATCGGCTGGCCGTGGTGCCGATCTCGGTGCCGCCCTTGGCCGAGCGCCGGGCGGACATACCCTTGCTCATCGACGCCTTCATGCGCCAGATCAGCGATCAGACGGGTATCAGGCCGAAGGAGCTGAGCCCCGAGGCCCTGGCCGTGCTGCAATCCAGCGACTGGCCCGGCAATATCCGCCAGCTGCGCAACAACATCGAGCGGCTGATGATCCTGTCGCGCCAGGACGACAATGAGGTGATTTCCGCCGACATGCTGCCGCACGAAGTCAGCGAAATGCTGCCGCGCACGCCGAGCCAGTCGGATGGGCGCATCCTGGCATTGCCGCTGCGCGATGCCCGCGAGGTCTTCGAGAAGGAGTATCTCGTGGCGCAGATCAACCGCTTCGGCGGCAATATCTCGCGCACGGCCGAGTTCGTCGGGATGGAGCGTTCGGCTTTGCACCGCAAGCTCAAATCCCTCGGCATCTAA